The proteins below are encoded in one region of Aeromonas jandaei:
- a CDS encoding heme ABC transporter permease, translating to MWKWLHPYAKPERAYQLAGTLLPWFAVISLLSFIIGSVWGLAFAPADYQQGDSFRIIYIHVPAAILSMGAYSTMAIAAFIGLVWQLRMADMTVAAIAPVGAIFTFIALFTGAAWGKPMWGTWWVWDARLTSELILLFLYLGVIALYNAFSDKVLAGRAAGILALVGVINLPIIHYSVEWWNTLHQGATITKFAKPSISSDMLWPLLVMILAFATFLGALTLMRFRNELLMREWHRPWVKEIAEQEK from the coding sequence ATGTGGAAATGGTTGCACCCTTATGCCAAACCGGAGCGGGCCTATCAGTTGGCTGGTACCCTGCTGCCCTGGTTTGCGGTGATTAGTCTGCTTTCGTTCATCATCGGTTCTGTCTGGGGGCTGGCCTTTGCCCCTGCAGATTATCAGCAGGGTGACTCCTTCCGGATCATCTATATCCACGTCCCTGCTGCCATCCTCTCCATGGGGGCTTACTCCACCATGGCGATTGCTGCGTTTATCGGGCTGGTATGGCAGCTGCGGATGGCTGACATGACGGTAGCAGCCATTGCTCCGGTCGGTGCCATCTTTACCTTTATCGCTCTCTTTACCGGTGCGGCCTGGGGCAAGCCCATGTGGGGAACCTGGTGGGTCTGGGATGCCCGTCTCACCTCCGAGCTGATTTTGCTGTTCCTCTACCTCGGCGTCATCGCCCTCTACAACGCCTTTAGCGACAAGGTGCTGGCTGGTCGTGCGGCCGGCATTCTGGCGCTGGTCGGGGTGATCAATCTGCCCATCATTCACTACTCGGTAGAGTGGTGGAACACCCTGCATCAGGGGGCCACCATCACCAAGTTTGCCAAACCCTCCATCTCTTCCGACATGTTGTGGCCGCTGCTCGTCATGATCCTGGCGTTTGCCACTTTCCTCGGGGCATTGACCCTGATGCGCTTTAGAAACGAGCTCTTGATGCGGGAGTGGCACCGCCCCTGGGTCAAAGAGATAGCCGAGCAGGAGAAGTAA
- the ccmE gene encoding cytochrome c maturation protein CcmE, protein MNPRRKKRLTIILAITLGLATVCGLVLYALSQNIDLFYTPSELVEGKGPDKIKPEEGQRLRIGGLVVPGSVQRDPQSLKVAFKLVDNGGHLVTVEYDGILPDLFREGQGIVAQGTLKDATTVEAFEVLAKHDEKYMPPEVADATNGMHFKPQYTEAQLKGSKQ, encoded by the coding sequence ATGAATCCGAGACGTAAAAAACGCCTCACCATTATCCTGGCCATCACGCTGGGGCTCGCAACCGTCTGTGGGCTGGTGCTCTATGCCCTGAGTCAGAACATCGATCTCTTCTACACGCCGAGCGAGTTGGTGGAAGGGAAAGGGCCGGACAAGATCAAGCCGGAAGAGGGACAGCGTCTGCGCATCGGTGGGCTGGTTGTGCCCGGCTCGGTTCAACGAGATCCCCAAAGCCTCAAGGTAGCCTTCAAGCTGGTGGATAACGGCGGTCATCTGGTAACGGTGGAGTATGACGGCATCCTGCCGGATCTGTTCCGCGAAGGGCAGGGCATCGTGGCACAAGGCACCCTGAAGGATGCCACTACAGTCGAGGCCTTCGAGGTGCTGGCCAAGCACGATGAGAAATACATGCCGCCGGAAGTGGCCGATGCCACCAACGGCATGCACTTCAAGCCGCAATATACCGAGGCGCAGTTGAAGGGGAGCAAGCAATGA
- the ccmD gene encoding heme exporter protein CcmD translates to MHFASFSDFLAMGGYAFYVWLSFGLTLVCLIGILISTRMKTRSLLGELRSKQAREARRKAAQQMENTL, encoded by the coding sequence ATGCACTTTGCCTCTTTCAGTGACTTCCTGGCGATGGGCGGATACGCCTTCTATGTCTGGCTCTCCTTTGGCCTGACTTTGGTCTGCCTCATCGGTATCCTCATTTCCACCCGAATGAAAACCCGCAGCCTGCTGGGCGAATTGCGCAGCAAGCAGGCTCGCGAGGCTCGTCGCAAGGCGGCCCAGCAGATGGAGAACACCCTATGA